A window from Cinclus cinclus chromosome 4, bCinCin1.1, whole genome shotgun sequence encodes these proteins:
- the LOC134043308 gene encoding LOW QUALITY PROTEIN: acrosin-like (The sequence of the model RefSeq protein was modified relative to this genomic sequence to represent the inferred CDS: substituted 1 base at 1 genomic stop codon), giving the protein MALLGLLVLLALTWPVGATWDTCRGTCGLRPMAFDHRSLVPENSQDSDYGSWDSFEDTSQDMGGTGVHPGAWPGVISIQATLDNGTWHMCSGALIHPQXVLTVASCLVRAGDISRWEVVIGATGLSQPGPEAELRHIRTLLLHQNYNSATARRNIALLELDKPMECSDYIQLGCVPDSSLAVPELKTCYIAGWRATPGSARSPRLVLQEAKVRLMDVQLCNSSRWYGGAVHPQDLCAGYPWGGIDTCQGDIGGPLVCKDNVGDYFWLVGLASWGRGCAGAKRPGVFTSTQHFHTWIQVQMGLLPPGTDVPPAEPFPLPPPEPEEEPEPDSDLSDLENPNPEPEDSTVISFQQQILGKFLNLVLELLQFLKG; this is encoded by the exons ATGGCTTTGCTGGGACTGCTCGTCCTGCTGGCCCTGACCTGGCCCGTGGGGGCCACCTGGGACACGTGCAG AGGCACCTGCGGGCTCCGGCCCATGGCGTTTGACCACAGATCGCTGGTTCCCGAAAATTCCCAGGACTCTGACtatggatcctgggattctttcGAAGACACCTCGCAGGacatgggtggcactggggtccaCCCAGGGGCCTGGCCTGGTGTCATCAGCATCCAGGCCACCTTGGACAATGGCACGTGGCACATGTGCTCGGGGGCACTCATCCACCCCCAGTGAGTGCTGACAGTGGCCAGCTGCTTGGTTAGGGCAGg ggaCATATCAAGATGGGAAGTGGTGATCGGGGCCACAGGTCTGAGCCAGCCAGGCCCCGAGGCTGAGCTGCGCCACATCCGGACCCTCCTGTTGCACCAAAATTACAACTCTGCCACGGCCAGGAGAAACAttgccctgctggagctggacaaGCCCATGGAGTGCAGCGACTacatccagctgggctgtgtgcccgacagctccctggcagtgcccgagCTGAAAACCTGCTACATTGCGGGCTGGAGAGCCACCCCGGGCAGCG CCCGGAGCCCacgcctggtgctgcaggaggccaaGGTGCGGCTCATGGACGTCCAGCTTTGCAACAGCAGCCGCTGGTACGGGGGGGCCGTGCACCCCCAGGACCTGTGCGCGGGGTACCCGTGGGGCGGCATCGACACCTGCCAG ggggacatcgggggaccTCTGGTCTGCAAGGACAACGTTGGTGACTACTTCTGGCTGGTGGGACTGGCCAGCTGGGGCCGAGGCTGTGCCGGGGCCAAGCGACCCGGGGTGTTCACCTCCACCCAGCACTTCCACACCTGGATCCAGGTGCAGATGGGATTGCTCCCACCAGGAACTGatgttcctcctgcagagcccttcccactgccacccccGGAACCAGAGGAAGAGCCTGAGCCGGACTCAGATTTGAGCGATCTGGAGAATCCCAACCCAGAACCAGAGGATTCTACGGTGATTTCATTCCAACAACAAATCCTGGGGAAATTCCTGAAtctggtgctggagctcctgcagttcctgaaggga